The Alphaproteobacteria bacterium genome contains a region encoding:
- a CDS encoding tetratricopeptide repeat protein, producing MAQTTHTVFVSSTSEDLASFRDAVDEELKRTGIFICAHQKTMGGRHAPTVASCIEHAASADFYIGLIGMRRGWEPDGDAQHRSITEIEYDSAKPDGRFVYVTDERFPVPGNLHETEDQHRRQLEFRARVKNRIVAQPDFSSPERLAAQIVREILVHLQKQTRTADPLVELPDAVAERIVQLLDQRGDLSKAEQGGLDREIVLKLARRLKPDEALDFGRAVAELENAVSVALDVIAKGERGTNQGDFIDAVLARVAEQTKAGRFDQAAKEVDAALIELDRRESEHRDEIRQSRVTLLEAGIDQDLLRRDAKAVAQRVARVALIKHPKDLPQQLATLEDRWETFWGQGSEKGVNLSLEVAIEIARTQFALADTADQRGAALNRLGLALWRLGERESSTARLHEAVDAYRKSLNERTRERTPLEWARTQGNLGTALATIGKREGGTGRVDEAIEAFREALKEQTRERAPLDWAMTHNNLGNAFQIIGERESGTARLNEAVQAYREALKEQTRERAPLDWAMTQTSLGNALRVLGLRETGTARLNEAAAAYREALKERTRERVPLEWAMTQSNLGTVLRALGEREAGTARLHEAVEAYREALKERPRDRVPLDWAMTQNNLGNALAALAGRENGTARLNEAVEAYREALREYTRERVPLDWAATQSNLGNALRTLGEREGGTARLDEAVAAYREALKERIRERVPLDWAATQSNLGTALTTLGERENGTVRLKEAVAAHREALQERTREREPLGWATTQNGLGNALMRLGERENSTGRLNEAIAAYREALKEYTRERVPLNWATTQNNLANALKALGERDSGTARLDEAVVAYREALRERTRDRVPLDWAATQNNLGTVLATIGLRHSGTKHFEEAIAAYREALTEYTRERVPLDWAMTTGNHGIALMLIADRSGDATIAATAINEIQQALAAMRDARHAQGVAFYEAHLATARAIRDRLSKA from the coding sequence AAGCGCAGATTTCTACATCGGGCTTATTGGCATGCGGCGCGGTTGGGAGCCCGATGGAGACGCCCAACACCGTTCAATCACCGAGATCGAATACGACAGCGCCAAACCTGACGGCCGCTTTGTGTACGTGACCGACGAGCGCTTTCCGGTGCCGGGCAATTTGCACGAGACTGAGGACCAGCATCGCCGTCAATTGGAATTTCGCGCTCGCGTCAAAAACCGCATCGTGGCTCAGCCCGATTTCAGCTCGCCGGAAAGACTAGCCGCACAAATCGTCCGGGAGATCCTAGTACATCTGCAAAAGCAGACCCGCACCGCGGACCCACTCGTAGAGCTGCCAGACGCGGTAGCCGAACGCATCGTCCAGCTCCTCGACCAACGCGGCGATCTGAGCAAGGCGGAGCAAGGGGGCCTCGACCGTGAGATCGTTTTGAAGCTCGCTAGGCGCCTCAAGCCGGACGAGGCACTCGACTTTGGCCGCGCTGTCGCGGAGCTTGAAAATGCTGTCTCAGTCGCACTCGATGTCATCGCAAAGGGTGAGCGCGGCACGAATCAAGGTGATTTTATCGACGCTGTGCTGGCCCGCGTTGCCGAGCAAACCAAGGCGGGCCGGTTCGACCAAGCGGCGAAAGAGGTCGACGCCGCGCTCATCGAACTCGATCGCCGCGAATCCGAGCACCGGGATGAAATACGACAGTCGCGCGTCACACTGCTGGAAGCCGGTATTGACCAGGACTTATTGCGCCGCGACGCGAAAGCCGTGGCGCAACGGGTCGCACGTGTCGCGCTCATCAAGCATCCGAAGGATCTTCCTCAGCAGCTCGCGACCTTGGAAGACCGCTGGGAGACATTCTGGGGCCAAGGCAGCGAAAAGGGAGTCAACCTCTCTCTCGAAGTCGCAATCGAAATCGCACGGACCCAGTTCGCCTTGGCTGATACCGCCGACCAGCGCGGCGCAGCGCTCAACCGCCTCGGACTCGCACTCTGGCGGCTTGGGGAGCGCGAAAGCAGCACCGCTCGGTTACACGAGGCGGTTGACGCCTACCGCAAGTCGCTCAACGAACGGACACGCGAACGCACGCCGCTCGAGTGGGCACGGACGCAGGGTAATCTCGGGACGGCGCTCGCAACTATTGGCAAGCGTGAGGGGGGCACGGGGCGTGTAGACGAAGCGATTGAGGCTTTTCGCGAGGCACTCAAAGAACAGACCCGCGAGCGCGCCCCACTCGACTGGGCTATGACGCACAATAATCTCGGGAACGCGTTCCAAATCATCGGCGAGCGTGAGAGCGGGACTGCGCGGCTCAATGAAGCTGTCCAGGCTTATCGCGAGGCCCTCAAGGAACAGACCCGCGAGCGCGCACCGCTCGACTGGGCCATGACGCAGACCAGTCTCGGAAACGCACTCAGAGTCCTCGGCCTGCGGGAAACCGGCACGGCAAGACTCAATGAAGCAGCCGCAGCCTACCGTGAGGCGCTGAAGGAACGCACACGGGAGCGGGTGCCGCTTGAGTGGGCGATGACACAGAGCAATCTCGGTACGGTGCTCAGGGCTCTCGGGGAGAGGGAGGCCGGCACGGCCCGCCTCCATGAGGCAGTCGAGGCCTACCGCGAGGCACTCAAGGAGCGGCCCCGCGACCGCGTGCCGCTCGATTGGGCGATGACGCAGAACAATCTTGGAAATGCGCTCGCAGCCCTTGCCGGGCGGGAAAACGGCACCGCGAGACTCAATGAGGCAGTCGAAGCCTACCGCGAGGCGCTCAGAGAATACACGCGTGAGCGTGTACCGCTCGACTGGGCGGCAACGCAAAGCAATCTCGGCAACGCCTTAAGAACTCTCGGCGAGCGCGAGGGCGGGACCGCGCGCCTTGACGAGGCGGTCGCGGCGTATCGCGAGGCTCTGAAAGAGAGGATACGCGAGCGTGTACCGCTCGACTGGGCGGCCACACAGAGCAACCTTGGCACTGCGCTAACAACCCTCGGGGAGCGCGAGAACGGCACCGTGCGCCTCAAGGAAGCCGTCGCTGCGCACCGCGAGGCTCTTCAGGAGAGAACGCGCGAACGCGAACCGCTCGGCTGGGCCACGACCCAGAATGGTCTCGGCAATGCTCTGATGAGGCTCGGCGAGCGGGAGAATAGCACCGGGCGGCTCAACGAAGCCATCGCGGCCTATCGCGAGGCGCTCAAGGAGTACACGCGCGAGCGCGTGCCGCTCAACTGGGCAACCACACAGAATAATCTTGCCAACGCCCTGAAGGCCCTCGGGGAGCGCGACAGCGGCACGGCGCGCCTCGACGAGGCGGTCGTGGCTTATCGCGAAGCTCTCAGGGAGAGGACACGCGACCGTGTACCGCTCGACTGGGCAGCCACGCAGAACAACCTCGGCACCGTACTTGCAACTATCGGCCTACGTCACAGTGGAACTAAGCACTTCGAAGAGGCGATAGCCGCCTATCGCGAGGCCTTGACGGAGTACACGCGCGAACGCGTGCCGCTCGACTGGGCCATGACCACCGGAAATCACGGCATCGCGTTGATGCTTATTGCGGACCGAAGCGGCGATGCCACCATAGCCGCGACCGCCATCAACGAGATTCAACAAGCTCTTGCGGCGATGCGTGACGCGCGCCACGCGCAAGGCGTCGCGTTTTACGAGGCTCACTTGGCGACGGCACGGGCGATCCGCGATCGGCTTAGCAAAGCCTAA